A stretch of Arachis hypogaea cultivar Tifrunner chromosome 15, arahy.Tifrunner.gnm2.J5K5, whole genome shotgun sequence DNA encodes these proteins:
- the LOC140179348 gene encoding uncharacterized protein — protein sequence MNDELMAKISDEEIKEAAFSMGGLKAPGPDGLNGLFFQHHWDILSKEVCGVVKQIFEDGNIPEGLGETTVVLIPKVTQPESLNHLRPISCCNFIYKILTRVLVGRLRKVLDAIISSLQSAFVKGRLIQDNIVIVQEAFHKLNRKENSGSENLAIKLDMNKAYDRLEWNFLQRVMEEFGFNNDWVKLMMSCVRSATYRFKINGILSTKIYPQRGAQEEEIYQLIQIINKYTEASGQRINTEKSGLIFGSQVSIQRRVNIEEITGMASWEDPGRYLGSDGQYTVKIGYRYAKEEKDIKEETKLSKASTSQNLREVWEVIWRLPVPQKVRMFLWRAVHRILSVNIILYQRKNVVRPTCSICQDEEETIEHALLLCPWTKAVWFGSSLQIVPTVYNVTSFEKWLMDTIQKIKSRTGKEHEKFLCNLGCVCWCIWKARNQHIFQQTKVNPENIIISSEHLAADYHNATKGLNMDNIPRAGIYGERRRVTWRPPPYNRLKANTDATFHKKTGKAASAVVIRNWQGKIITGTTSTFTTTSALAAEAQAYREALILIKNLQIPDCLIETDCLPLIQAIKARMLIAEADVIIRDILQLLDDDKPSYASF from the exons ATGAATGATGAGCTAATGGCAAAAATTAGTGATGAGGAAATTAAGGAGGCAGCATTCAGTATGGGAGGATTAAAAGCTCCAGGACCAGATGGATTAAATGGGTTATTTTTTCAACATCATTGGGATATTCTGAGCAAAGAAGTTTGTGGTGTTGTGAAGCAAATTTTTGAGGACGGTAATATTCCTGAGGGCTTAGGAGAAACAACGGTAGTTTTGATTCCCAAAGTGACTCAACCGGAAAGCCTAAACCACCTTAGACCCATAAGTTGCtgtaattttatatataagaTTCTAACAAGGGTCTTAGTGGGGAGGTTAAGGAAAGTACTGGATGCAATTATATCTTCGCTTCAGAGCGCGTTTGTAAAAGGAAGGCTCATACAAGATAATATAGTAATAGTGCAGGAAGCTTTCCACAAGttgaatagaaaagaaaattcagGAAGCGAAAACTTAGCCATCAAATTGGATATGAACAAGGCCTACGATAGATTGGAATGGAATTTTTTGCAAAGGGTCATGGAAGAGTTCGGTTTCAACAATGATTGGGTGAAGTTGATGATGAGCTGCGTGAGAAGTGCTACATATAGATTCAAAATAAATGGAATCCTGTCAACCAAGATCTACCCTCAAAGAG GTGCGCAAGAGGAGGAGATTTATCAActtattcaaattataaataaatacactGAGGCATCAGGTCAAAGAATCAACACTGAGAAATCTGGACTGATTTTTGGAAGCCAAGTATCTATTCAGAGGAGGGTGAACATCGAAGAGATCACCGGAATGGCATCATGGGAGGATCCTGGAAGATACCTAGG AAGCGATGGACAGTACACAGTGAAAATCGGCTACCGTTATGCGAAGGAGGAGAAAGACATAAAAGAAGAGACAAAACTCAGCAAAGCTTCGACAAGTCAGAATTTGAGGGAGGTCTGGGAGGTTATTTGGAGGTTACCAGTGCCACAAAAGGTGAGAATGTTCTTATGGAGAGCAGTACATAGAATTCTGTCAGTGAATATAATTTTGTACCAGCGAAAAAATGTAGTTAGACCTACATGTAGCATATGCCAGGATGAGGAAGAAACTATTGAACATGCATTACTGTTGTGTCCATGGACTAAAGCGGTGTGGTTTGGATCTAGCCTTCAAATAGTGCCTACGGTCTATAACGTGACATCCTTTGAAAAATGGTTGATGGATACAATTCAGAAAATAAAGAGCAGGACAGGGAAGGAACATGAAAAATTTTTGTGTAATCTGGGATGCGTTTGTTGGTGTATATGGAAAGCAAGGAATCAGCACATATTCCAGCAAacaaaagtcaatccagaaaatattATTATCAGTTCAGAACATCTAGCTGCAGATTATCACAATGCAACTAAGGGACTCAACATGGACAACATACCAAGAGCAGGCATATATGGTGAGAGGAGGAGAGTTACCTGGAGGCCTCCGCCATACAACAGGTTGAAGGCAAACACAGACGCTACTTTCCATAAGAAAACAGGCAAGGCAGCTTCAGCTGTCGTCATCAGAAACTGGCAAGGAAAAATCATCACAGGAACAACATCAACATTCACCACAACTTCAGCTTTAGCGGCAGAAGCTCAAGCATACAGAGAGGCACTCATTCTTATTAAAAATCTACAAATACCAGATTGTCTAATTGAAACAGATTGCTTACCTCTGATTCAAGCGATTAAGGCCAGAATGCTCATAGCGGAAGCAGATGTCATCATCAGAGACATTCTTCAGCTGCTAGATGATGACAAgccatcttatgctagcttttga